In Brevundimonas sp. SGAir0440, one DNA window encodes the following:
- the gyrA gene encoding DNA gyrase subunit A produces the protein MTDDSYENAASPIVPGGGGSDISTITIEDELKRSYLDYAMSVIVSRALPDARDGLKPVHRRILYSMHDLNMTPERSYSKCARVVGDVLGRFHPHGDASVYMALVRMAQPFSMGLMLVDGQGNFGSVDGDMPASMRYTEARMAPAAVALMADIDKDTVDFQPNYDEKELEPVVLPSRIPNLLVNGAGGIAVGMATNIPPHNLGEVVDAALALLDDPNVSDDALLDIVPGPDFPTGGEIMGRTAPRNALRDGRGSVVVRGRASVEEIRKDREAIVVTELPYQVNKQTLIERIAEMVREKRLEGISDVRDESDRQGMRIVIELKRDASGDVILNQLWRYTAMQSSFGVNMLALNHGRPEQMGLRQLLQIFLDFREEVVVRRVKFELNKARDRGHVLVGLAVAVANIDEVIHIIRSSADPTEARERLQAKAWPVGDMMALVELIADPRTVIVEGDKIRLTDEQARAILALTLSRLTGLGRDDIFGEAHGLADTIQGHLTILSDRKNVLAIIRDDLIDVKDRFAVPRRTLIGEGDGEMEDEDLIPREDMVVTVTHGGYVKRVALNAYRTQHRGGKGRSGMSMKDEDAITGVFSASTHTPVLFFATNGKAYKLKTWRLPLGNPQSRGKAFVNLLPIEPGDSIMNVLPLPEDETTWGDYDIMFATSSGDVRRNKLSDFATVNRAGKIAMKLEGSDRMVGVGLCTADDDVLLTTALGRAIRFKADDVRVFKGRDSTGVRGVRLQDGDEVISMAILGRVDATPEERAAYVKHANAMRKALAGADAEEEAPVVEADDEAAGDAILSVERIAELGAAEQFILTVTETGFGKRSSAYEYRRTGRGGQGLTAHGLGGRAGTRLAAAFPVEETDDLLLVTSGGQMIRTRIDQVRIVGRSSQGVTIFRTGKDEKVVSVERLPESGGADDADVAGEEGEG, from the coding sequence TTGACCGACGACAGCTACGAAAACGCCGCATCTCCGATCGTTCCGGGAGGCGGCGGCTCCGACATTTCCACGATCACGATCGAGGACGAACTGAAGCGTTCGTACCTCGACTACGCCATGAGCGTGATCGTCTCGCGCGCGCTTCCCGACGCCCGGGACGGGTTGAAGCCGGTTCACCGTCGCATCCTGTATTCGATGCACGACCTGAACATGACGCCCGAGCGCAGCTATTCGAAATGCGCCCGCGTGGTCGGTGACGTGCTGGGCCGGTTTCACCCTCACGGTGACGCCTCGGTCTATATGGCCCTGGTGCGGATGGCGCAGCCGTTCTCGATGGGGCTGATGCTGGTCGACGGCCAGGGTAACTTCGGTTCGGTCGACGGCGATATGCCCGCCTCGATGCGTTACACCGAGGCCCGGATGGCCCCGGCCGCCGTCGCCCTGATGGCCGACATCGACAAGGACACGGTCGATTTCCAGCCGAACTACGATGAAAAGGAGCTGGAGCCGGTCGTTCTGCCGAGCCGGATTCCGAACCTGCTGGTCAACGGCGCGGGCGGCATCGCCGTCGGCATGGCGACCAACATCCCGCCGCATAATCTGGGCGAGGTCGTGGATGCGGCCCTGGCCCTGCTGGATGATCCCAACGTCTCCGACGACGCCCTGCTGGACATCGTGCCCGGTCCGGATTTCCCGACCGGCGGCGAGATCATGGGCCGCACCGCCCCGCGCAACGCCCTGCGCGACGGTCGCGGCTCGGTCGTCGTGCGCGGCCGCGCCTCGGTGGAAGAGATCCGCAAGGACCGCGAGGCCATCGTGGTCACCGAACTGCCCTATCAGGTCAACAAACAGACTCTGATCGAGCGCATCGCCGAAATGGTGCGCGAGAAGCGGCTGGAAGGCATTTCCGACGTTCGCGACGAATCCGACCGCCAGGGCATGCGGATCGTGATCGAGCTGAAGCGCGACGCGTCCGGCGACGTGATCCTGAACCAGCTGTGGCGCTATACCGCCATGCAGAGCTCGTTCGGCGTTAACATGCTGGCGTTGAACCACGGCCGACCCGAGCAGATGGGCCTGCGCCAACTGCTGCAAATCTTCCTCGACTTCCGCGAGGAAGTCGTCGTCCGGCGCGTCAAGTTCGAGCTGAACAAGGCCCGCGACCGCGGCCACGTCCTGGTCGGTCTGGCCGTCGCCGTCGCCAATATCGACGAGGTGATCCACATCATCCGCTCCTCGGCCGATCCGACCGAGGCGCGTGAGCGTCTGCAGGCCAAGGCCTGGCCCGTCGGCGACATGATGGCCTTGGTCGAGCTGATCGCCGATCCGCGCACGGTCATCGTCGAGGGCGACAAGATCCGCCTGACCGACGAACAGGCCCGCGCCATCCTGGCCCTGACCCTGTCGCGCCTGACCGGCCTGGGCCGCGACGACATCTTCGGCGAGGCGCACGGCCTGGCCGACACTATCCAGGGCCATCTGACCATCCTGTCTGACCGCAAGAACGTCCTGGCCATCATCCGCGACGACCTGATCGACGTTAAGGATCGGTTCGCCGTGCCGCGCCGCACCCTGATCGGGGAGGGCGATGGCGAGATGGAGGACGAGGACCTGATCCCGCGCGAGGACATGGTCGTCACCGTCACCCACGGCGGCTACGTCAAGCGCGTGGCCTTGAACGCCTATCGGACCCAGCATCGCGGCGGCAAGGGCCGCAGCGGCATGTCGATGAAGGACGAGGACGCCATAACCGGCGTGTTCAGCGCCTCGACCCACACGCCGGTCCTCTTCTTCGCCACCAACGGCAAGGCCTATAAGCTGAAGACCTGGCGCCTGCCGCTGGGCAATCCGCAATCGCGGGGCAAGGCCTTCGTCAATCTGCTGCCCATCGAGCCGGGCGACAGCATCATGAACGTCCTGCCTCTGCCCGAGGACGAGACGACCTGGGGCGACTACGACATCATGTTCGCCACCAGCTCGGGCGACGTGCGGCGCAACAAGCTGTCGGACTTCGCCACGGTCAACCGCGCCGGCAAGATCGCCATGAAGCTGGAAGGCTCTGACCGCATGGTCGGCGTCGGCCTGTGCACGGCCGACGACGACGTGCTGCTGACGACGGCGCTGGGCCGCGCGATCCGGTTCAAGGCTGATGACGTGCGCGTCTTCAAGGGGCGGGATTCGACCGGCGTTCGGGGCGTGCGCCTGCAGGACGGCGACGAGGTCATCTCCATGGCCATCCTGGGCCGTGTGGACGCGACGCCGGAAGAACGCGCCGCCTACGTTAAGCACGCCAACGCGATGCGTAAGGCCCTGGCCGGCGCGGATGCGGAAGAGGAAGCGCCTGTTGTCGAGGCCGACGACGAGGCCGCCGGCGACGCCATTCTCTCGGTCGAGCGAATCGCCGAACTGGGCGCCGCCGAACAGTTCATCCTGACGGTCACTGAAACCGGCTTCGGCAAGCGGTCCTCGGCCTACGAATACCGCCGTACCGGTCGTGGCGGCCAGGGCCTGACGGCCCACGGCCTGGGCGGTCGCGCCGGCACGCGTCTGGCGGCGGCCTTCCCGGTCGAGGAGACGGACGACCTTCTGCTGGTTACCTCGGGCGGTCAGATGATCCGCACGCGCATCGATCAGGTCCGCATCGTCGGCCGCTCCAGCCAGGGCGTTACCATCTTCCGCACCGGCAAGGACGAGAAGGTCGTCTCGGTTGAACGTCTGCCGGAAAGCGGCGGCGCAGATGATGCCGATGTCGCTGGCGAAGAGGGCGAGGGCTGA
- a CDS encoding superoxide dismutase family protein, with protein MRATRLAAALLLASPLALTTACAATGNAPQASVERAPVGATGQAVLINASGANIGRVDLRQGPTGLLMKIEASGLTPGWHGIHIHATGECAAPFTSSGAHINHGEPKAPHGLLNAAGPDDGDLPNVWAGADGKVNAELFTTRARISSEGPGQWLWDADGSAIIIHANPDDHSTQPIGGAGDRVACAALSAS; from the coding sequence ATGCGCGCCACCCGCCTCGCCGCCGCCCTTCTCCTCGCCTCCCCTTTGGCCTTGACAACCGCCTGCGCCGCGACCGGAAACGCGCCCCAGGCGTCCGTCGAACGCGCGCCCGTCGGCGCGACGGGACAGGCCGTTCTGATCAACGCCTCGGGCGCCAATATCGGCCGCGTCGACCTGCGTCAGGGGCCGACCGGCCTGCTAATGAAGATTGAGGCTTCGGGTCTGACGCCCGGCTGGCACGGCATCCACATCCATGCGACCGGCGAATGCGCCGCACCTTTCACCTCGTCCGGCGCCCACATCAACCACGGCGAGCCCAAGGCTCCGCACGGCCTGCTGAACGCCGCCGGGCCGGACGACGGCGACCTGCCCAACGTCTGGGCCGGTGCGGACGGCAAGGTGAACGCCGAACTGTTCACGACCCGCGCCCGGATCTCGTCCGAAGGCCCCGGCCAATGGCTGTGGGACGCCGACGGCTCGGCCATCATCATCCACGCCAACCCCGACGATCACTCGACCCAGCCCATCGGCGGCGCCGGCGACCGGGTGGCCTGCGCGGCGCTTAGCGCAAGCTAA
- a CDS encoding DUF1003 domain-containing protein: protein MHHVPLDADHVSRRWLGKAKHDLPANEAVVVQSAADRRPVSEDINETFDDRQTFGERLADRVAAFGGSWPFIIAFGVFLAIWTGLNLLLRKEAFDPYPFIFLNLVLSMLAAIQAPVIMMSQNRQAAKDRLDAGNDYQVNLKAEIEIMALLEKVEHLTARQEEQTELIRRLLEQKETR from the coding sequence ATGCACCACGTCCCGCTCGACGCCGACCACGTCTCCCGCCGCTGGCTGGGGAAGGCCAAGCACGATCTTCCAGCGAACGAAGCCGTCGTGGTTCAGAGCGCCGCCGATCGTCGCCCTGTTTCCGAAGACATCAACGAGACCTTCGACGACCGTCAGACCTTCGGTGAGCGGCTGGCCGATAGGGTGGCGGCCTTCGGCGGTTCGTGGCCGTTCATCATCGCGTTCGGCGTCTTCCTGGCGATCTGGACCGGGCTGAACCTGCTGCTGCGCAAGGAGGCCTTCGACCCCTATCCCTTCATCTTCCTGAACCTGGTCCTGTCGATGCTGGCGGCGATCCAGGCGCCGGTCATCATGATGAGCCAGAACCGCCAGGCCGCGAAGGATCGGCTGGATGCGGGCAACGACTATCAGGTCAATCTGAAGGCCGAGATCGAGATCATGGCCCTGCTGGAAAAGGTCGAACACCTGACCGCCCGGCAGGAGGAGCAGACCGAACTGATCCGCCGTCTGCTCGAGCAAAAAGAGACCCGCTGA
- a CDS encoding DMT family transporter, translating into MTDVRPEIAPAPAPLPKRPHALTGLEIAAIVAIIVVWGVNNAGAKLATQELSPLLVGAIRFGIATACLIAFVRPPFPDWKSLILIVIIGGPIQYGLAYTAYWLATDVSPVTVANQLWIPFTTLFAFLILGERLSRAALVGMGVAFVGVAWMTLDAHALQDWKAILVAIAAGAAWGVTTVVARRTTSIPPLKMQGLLALGAFPVMAFGSAVFEHGQWEVVKRATPMVWASLLWAGVVSSVLATTLLFWLVQRREAGRVTPYLLVTPVVSMFIGWSFMGDILTPQILTGSAITMGGVALVALAERGLRAGAAKA; encoded by the coding sequence ATGACCGATGTCCGTCCCGAAATTGCGCCTGCGCCCGCGCCCCTGCCCAAGAGGCCTCACGCCCTGACAGGGTTGGAGATCGCCGCCATCGTGGCGATCATAGTGGTGTGGGGCGTCAACAACGCCGGGGCCAAGCTGGCGACGCAGGAGCTGTCGCCGCTGCTGGTCGGCGCCATCCGGTTCGGTATCGCCACCGCCTGTCTGATCGCCTTCGTGCGGCCGCCGTTTCCGGACTGGAAGAGCCTGATTCTGATCGTCATCATCGGCGGGCCGATCCAGTACGGCCTGGCCTACACAGCCTACTGGCTGGCGACGGACGTCAGCCCGGTGACGGTGGCCAACCAGCTGTGGATCCCCTTCACCACCCTGTTCGCCTTTCTGATCCTGGGCGAGCGTCTGTCCAGGGCGGCCCTGGTCGGCATGGGCGTGGCCTTCGTCGGCGTGGCCTGGATGACGCTGGACGCCCATGCGCTGCAGGACTGGAAGGCCATTCTGGTCGCTATCGCGGCCGGCGCCGCCTGGGGCGTGACCACGGTGGTGGCGCGCCGCACCACCTCCATCCCGCCGCTGAAGATGCAGGGCCTGCTGGCGCTCGGCGCATTTCCCGTCATGGCCTTCGGCTCGGCGGTGTTCGAGCATGGCCAGTGGGAGGTGGTGAAGCGCGCCACGCCCATGGTCTGGGCCTCATTGCTGTGGGCGGGCGTGGTGTCGTCCGTGCTGGCGACCACCCTGCTGTTCTGGCTGGTCCAGCGACGCGAGGCGGGGCGGGTGACGCCCTATCTGCTGGTCACGCCCGTGGTGTCGATGTTCATCGGCTGGAGCTTCATGGGCGACATCCTGACGCCGCAGATTCTGACGGGATCGGCCATCACCATGGGCGGGGTCGCCCTTGTCGCCCTGGCCGAACGGGGCTTGCGTGCGGGGGCCGCCAAGGCTTGA
- the ssb gene encoding single-stranded DNA-binding protein, whose translation MAGSVNKVILVGNLGRDPEIRSMPNGDRIANLSIATSETWRDKSSGERKEKTEWHRVVIFNDNIVKVVENYVKKGSTVYIEGALQTRKWTDQQGVEKYSTEIVVSRFKGELTMLGGRSEGGSSGGGYGGGGGGYGAGRGDDDYSSGFSTGGANKPSGPKESYDLNDDIPF comes from the coding sequence ATGGCGGGCAGCGTCAACAAGGTCATTCTGGTCGGCAATCTCGGGCGCGACCCCGAGATCCGCTCCATGCCCAATGGCGACCGCATCGCTAATCTGTCCATCGCCACCTCGGAAACCTGGCGCGACAAGTCCTCGGGCGAGCGCAAGGAAAAGACCGAATGGCACCGGGTCGTCATCTTCAACGACAACATCGTCAAGGTGGTCGAGAACTATGTGAAGAAGGGCTCGACCGTCTACATTGAGGGCGCGCTCCAGACCCGCAAATGGACCGACCAGCAAGGCGTCGAGAAATATTCGACCGAGATCGTCGTCAGCCGCTTCAAGGGTGAACTGACCATGCTGGGCGGCCGTTCGGAAGGCGGCTCGTCGGGCGGCGGTTATGGTGGCGGCGGTGGCGGCTACGGCGCTGGTCGCGGCGATGACGACTATTCCTCGGGCTTCTCCACCGGCGGCGCCAACAAGCCGAGCGGCCCCAAGGAAAGCTACGACCTGAACGACGACATCCCGTTCTGA
- a CDS encoding transcriptional regulator encodes MINNSYLLGLFGTTTGTSSSGAATTTSAAVKTKKTQPTAPWSSTATPAKASDLVRAALGGRRLIDESNVSLDLAGASTDYRKMFALYQGLNTLGALADRAGVKGLSASEAALVSKRFSEGLAELSTYLSTASFEDMRLVQGVAQTSVKSTYALERAPTSFVTTPIHDGDPTASVKAFEGDVKFSVTVKTAAGEQAIAMDLSEMGATGRSLANVTAYMNGKLEDAGVATRISAQLIPAEPKTVKSGTKTITLPAGPDRWALKVNGGTGEAISFQAVDTSDAVYVTQGVGKTGTAGQLLKFQAEGGAAPAAQQGVDDPFWVEGRVGHADLPDGVAAVKASAVAPDGSVWVVAELTAGDASQPIKGARDVALMKYDSAGNLMQTKLLGAASSANGFSIAIDDDGRVALAGSVTGALEPGKSGDNAAVADSFVSVFDSSGQELWTQRRGAKAADEATEVRFGADGMVYVAGRSKSAMPGNAALGGWDSYLQAFQEKPIKINGPDVGVNVATVQFGTSGDDSVQAMTVSGNDLYTAGVENGKAVVRRFTLDAEGVPSLASTRDLGYASGAIAGISVENGKVVVTGHTENTALDIATMTNAHAGGSDVFIATLSTDLQASANDRLTYFGGAGADSAADVAIKHGKVWITGTNRAEGAGKDDPTSGYLAQIDLATGQVQSNRTWRADGDQARPTSLSFAAGGASVLDRLGLPQGQIMQADSKLLTVATSARVGDQFSISPAAGGRAVTVTIDAKDTLESLAKKINAASGRQLEAKVITDLKAKPIVQRLEIKTAANKDGAVISAGAIGKDALGALGLTPGFVGPVKPDKDAIKTYGLNLSNKLNLNDPASIKAAIDSLAQAMTAVRSSYRALAPSTGGITNTQTGNGSSTAYQQTQLANYQAALSRLTA; translated from the coding sequence ATGATCAACAACAGCTATCTGCTGGGTCTTTTCGGAACGACGACGGGGACGTCGTCGTCAGGCGCCGCCACGACCACCAGCGCGGCCGTCAAAACCAAGAAGACCCAGCCGACGGCCCCCTGGTCCTCCACGGCGACACCGGCGAAGGCCAGCGATCTGGTCCGCGCGGCTCTGGGCGGCCGCCGCCTGATCGACGAGAGCAATGTCAGCCTGGATCTGGCCGGCGCGTCGACCGACTACCGCAAGATGTTCGCCCTGTATCAGGGCCTGAACACGCTGGGCGCTCTGGCCGACCGTGCCGGCGTCAAGGGGCTGAGCGCGTCGGAAGCCGCTCTGGTGTCTAAGCGGTTCAGCGAAGGCCTGGCCGAACTGTCGACCTATTTGAGCACCGCCAGTTTCGAAGACATGCGGCTGGTGCAGGGCGTGGCCCAGACGTCGGTCAAAAGCACCTATGCGCTGGAACGGGCGCCGACCAGCTTCGTCACCACCCCCATCCACGACGGCGACCCCACCGCCTCGGTCAAGGCGTTCGAGGGCGACGTGAAATTCTCCGTGACCGTCAAGACGGCGGCTGGGGAGCAGGCGATCGCCATGGACCTGTCCGAGATGGGCGCGACCGGTCGATCGTTGGCCAATGTCACCGCCTATATGAACGGCAAGCTGGAGGACGCGGGCGTCGCGACGCGCATCAGCGCTCAGTTGATCCCGGCCGAGCCGAAGACGGTCAAGAGCGGAACCAAGACCATCACCCTGCCGGCCGGACCGGATCGGTGGGCGTTGAAGGTCAATGGCGGGACCGGCGAGGCCATCAGCTTCCAGGCCGTCGACACCTCCGACGCCGTCTATGTGACGCAAGGGGTCGGCAAGACCGGCACGGCGGGCCAACTGCTGAAGTTCCAGGCCGAAGGCGGCGCGGCGCCGGCCGCCCAGCAGGGCGTCGACGATCCGTTCTGGGTCGAGGGCAGGGTGGGGCACGCCGACCTTCCCGACGGGGTCGCCGCGGTTAAGGCCAGCGCGGTGGCGCCGGACGGTTCCGTCTGGGTCGTCGCCGAACTGACGGCGGGCGACGCCAGTCAACCGATCAAGGGCGCGCGCGATGTCGCCCTGATGAAATATGATTCCGCCGGCAATCTGATGCAGACGAAGCTGCTCGGCGCCGCCTCCAGCGCCAACGGCTTCTCCATCGCTATCGACGACGACGGCCGGGTCGCCCTGGCCGGATCGGTGACCGGGGCGCTGGAACCCGGCAAGAGCGGCGACAACGCGGCCGTGGCCGACAGTTTCGTCTCTGTGTTCGACAGTTCGGGCCAAGAGTTGTGGACCCAGCGGCGCGGCGCCAAGGCGGCCGATGAGGCGACCGAGGTTCGCTTCGGCGCCGACGGCATGGTCTATGTCGCCGGCCGGTCGAAATCGGCCATGCCGGGCAATGCGGCCCTGGGCGGCTGGGATTCCTATCTTCAGGCCTTCCAGGAAAAGCCGATAAAGATCAATGGCCCGGACGTGGGCGTGAACGTCGCGACCGTGCAGTTCGGCACCAGCGGCGACGACTCCGTTCAGGCCATGACGGTGTCGGGAAACGACCTCTACACGGCGGGCGTCGAAAACGGGAAGGCGGTCGTGCGCCGCTTCACCCTGGATGCCGAGGGCGTACCGAGCCTGGCTTCGACGCGTGACCTTGGCTACGCCAGCGGCGCGATCGCCGGCATATCGGTCGAGAACGGCAAGGTCGTCGTGACGGGCCATACCGAGAACACCGCCCTCGATATCGCCACGATGACCAACGCCCATGCCGGCGGCAGCGACGTCTTCATCGCCACCTTGTCGACGGACCTTCAGGCCTCGGCAAACGACCGGCTGACCTATTTTGGCGGGGCGGGCGCGGACTCCGCCGCCGACGTCGCCATCAAGCACGGAAAAGTCTGGATTACCGGCACGAACCGGGCGGAAGGCGCCGGTAAGGACGACCCCACATCCGGCTATCTGGCCCAGATCGATCTGGCCACCGGCCAGGTTCAATCGAACCGAACCTGGCGCGCGGACGGCGATCAGGCCAGGCCGACCAGCCTGAGCTTCGCAGCGGGCGGGGCCAGCGTGCTCGACCGCCTCGGCCTGCCCCAGGGCCAGATCATGCAGGCGGATTCCAAGCTGCTGACCGTCGCCACCTCGGCCCGCGTCGGCGATCAGTTTTCGATCAGCCCCGCCGCCGGCGGCCGCGCCGTGACTGTGACCATCGACGCCAAGGACACGCTGGAAAGCCTGGCCAAGAAGATCAACGCCGCCTCTGGACGCCAGTTGGAAGCCAAGGTCATCACCGACCTGAAGGCCAAACCCATTGTCCAGCGCCTGGAAATCAAGACGGCGGCCAACAAGGACGGCGCCGTCATCTCCGCTGGGGCGATCGGCAAGGACGCCCTGGGCGCGCTGGGTCTGACGCCCGGCTTCGTCGGTCCGGTGAAGCCGGACAAGGACGCGATCAAGACCTATGGGCTGAACCTGTCGAACAAGCTGAACCTGAACGATCCGGCCTCGATCAAGGCGGCCATCGATTCGCTGGCCCAGGCGATGACGGCGGTCCGGTCCTCCTACCGCGCCCTCGCGCCATCGACCGGCGGCATAACCAACACCCAGACCGGCAACGGTTCCTCGACCGCCTACCAGCAGACGCAGCTGGCCAACTATCAGGCTGCGCTGAGCCGCCTGACGGCCTGA
- a CDS encoding flagellin, whose translation MTTSIHTNTSAMIALQNLNRTNDQLAATQSRVNTGLKVQGARDNAAVWAVAQGQRADRGSLEAVTTSLKRATSIADVSLAAGEQISDILLELKQKATAAADPSASDATRKSYDQEFQSLLLSIQSFADNAIFDGENILAGRTDGATPPAPLGDLNFIASADGQENIQLKRQNLTLSGLGLAADASATPAVDAPSLLVESDAKAALNRINNAIATSSSRLSELGAQSKQIERHTTYVGKLSDALEAGIGNLVDADLAKESARLQALQVQQQLGVQALSIANQAPQVILSLFKG comes from the coding sequence ATGACCACCAGCATCCACACCAACACCTCGGCGATGATCGCCCTGCAGAATCTGAACCGCACCAACGACCAGTTGGCGGCGACGCAGAGCCGGGTGAACACGGGGCTGAAGGTTCAGGGCGCGCGCGACAACGCCGCGGTCTGGGCGGTGGCTCAGGGGCAGCGCGCGGACCGGGGATCGCTCGAAGCTGTCACCACCAGCCTGAAGCGCGCGACGTCCATCGCCGACGTGTCGCTGGCGGCCGGCGAGCAAATCTCGGACATTCTTCTGGAGCTGAAGCAGAAGGCGACCGCAGCGGCGGACCCGAGCGCCAGCGATGCGACTCGCAAATCGTATGACCAGGAGTTTCAATCGCTTCTGTTGTCGATCCAGTCTTTTGCAGACAACGCCATTTTTGATGGTGAGAACATTCTCGCAGGGCGTACGGACGGCGCGACACCTCCTGCGCCGCTCGGGGACTTGAATTTTATCGCCAGTGCGGACGGCCAGGAGAATATCCAGCTGAAGCGTCAAAACCTGACACTTTCAGGCTTGGGGCTTGCGGCCGACGCTTCGGCTACGCCCGCTGTTGACGCGCCAAGCTTATTGGTTGAGTCCGATGCCAAAGCCGCGCTGAACCGGATCAACAACGCCATCGCAACCTCGAGTTCTCGTCTTTCCGAACTGGGCGCCCAGTCCAAGCAGATCGAGCGCCACACCACCTATGTCGGCAAGCTGTCGGACGCGCTGGAGGCCGGCATCGGCAATCTGGTCGACGCGGACCTGGCTAAGGAAAGCGCCCGCCTTCAGGCCCTGCAGGTCCAGCAGCAACTCGGCGTTCAGGCCCTGTCGATCGCCAACCAGGCGCCGCAGGTCATCCTGTCGCTGTTCAAGGGCTGA
- a CDS encoding flagellin — protein MANSINTNGGALVALQTLNATNKALETTQSRVNTGLKVSSAKDNGAIFAIATSQRAEMGAQDAVRQSLQRGQSIVDVALAAGDTVTSALNELKSLAVSIQDATAGSDTANKLNADFSAILSEISSALTGAKFDGVNLFAANAAAIEVTTNTSGGKFSLKAISTAATDPTVATGAGAYNLATTADRTAANVDKAISSFASTLADLGTKSKSLDRQMTFVNKLQDSLETGVGNLVDADLAKESARLTALQTKQQLGVQALSIANSSSQILLGLFR, from the coding sequence ATGGCTAATAGCATCAATACCAACGGCGGCGCCCTCGTCGCGCTGCAAACCCTGAATGCGACCAACAAGGCGCTGGAGACCACTCAAAGCCGCGTAAACACCGGCCTGAAAGTCTCTTCGGCCAAGGACAACGGCGCCATCTTCGCCATCGCCACCTCCCAGCGTGCAGAAATGGGCGCTCAGGATGCGGTGCGTCAGTCGCTTCAACGCGGTCAATCCATCGTCGACGTCGCTCTGGCGGCCGGCGATACGGTGACCAGCGCCCTGAACGAACTGAAGAGCCTCGCTGTTTCGATTCAGGATGCAACGGCGGGCAGCGATACGGCCAATAAGCTGAACGCCGATTTCTCGGCGATCCTGTCCGAAATCAGCTCGGCGCTTACCGGCGCCAAGTTCGACGGCGTCAATCTGTTTGCCGCCAATGCCGCTGCAATCGAGGTGACGACGAACACCTCTGGCGGCAAGTTCAGCCTGAAAGCAATCAGCACGGCAGCAACCGATCCTACGGTAGCGACGGGTGCTGGCGCCTACAATCTGGCGACCACGGCAGATCGCACGGCCGCTAACGTCGATAAGGCCATCAGCAGCTTCGCTTCGACCCTTGCCGATCTCGGCACGAAGTCGAAGTCGCTGGATCGTCAGATGACCTTCGTCAATAAGCTGCAAGACTCGTTGGAAACCGGCGTCGGCAACCTGGTGGACGCCGACCTGGCCAAGGAAAGCGCCCGACTGACCGCCTTGCAAACCAAGCAACAGCTTGGCGTGCAGGCGCTGTCGATCGCCAACTCGTCCAGCCAGATCTTGCTGGGGCTGTTCCGCTAA
- a CDS encoding flagellin — protein sequence MANSINTNGGALVALQTLNATNKALETTQSRVNTGLKVASAKDNGAIFAIATSQRAEMGAQDAVRQSLQRGQSIVDVALAAGDTVTSALNELKSLAVAIQDDRGNAATPTDFSETGKKLVADFEAVVKEIHSALGGAKFDGVNLFDAIAAGATGVSVTTNTSSGKFFLRGDATGSAAVASVGSSLLFGGAVTGSAWTADADYADKKAAYTAFNVETAINSFASTLADLGTKSKSLDRQMTFVNKLQDSLESGVGNLVDADLAKESAKLTALQTKQQLGVQALSIANSSSSILLSLFR from the coding sequence ATGGCTAATAGCATCAATACCAACGGCGGCGCCCTGGTCGCGCTGCAAACCCTGAATGCGACCAATAAGGCGCTGGAGACCACTCAAAGCCGCGTAAACACCGGCCTGAAAGTCGCTTCAGCCAAGGACAATGGCGCCATCTTCGCTATCGCCACCTCCCAGCGTGCAGAAATGGGCGCTCAGGATGCGGTGCGTCAGTCGCTTCAACGCGGTCAATCCATCGTCGACGTTGCTCTGGCGGCCGGCGATACGGTGACCAGCGCCCTGAACGAACTGAAGAGCCTCGCTGTCGCGATTCAAGATGATCGCGGAAACGCGGCTACACCTACCGACTTCAGCGAAACCGGTAAAAAGCTGGTCGCGGACTTCGAAGCTGTCGTGAAGGAAATTCACTCGGCTCTGGGTGGAGCGAAATTCGATGGTGTCAATCTTTTCGACGCCATCGCAGCAGGCGCAACTGGCGTGTCGGTCACGACGAACACGTCCAGTGGCAAGTTCTTCCTGAGAGGTGACGCGACGGGATCGGCCGCCGTGGCGTCGGTTGGTTCAAGCCTGTTGTTCGGCGGCGCAGTAACGGGCAGCGCCTGGACAGCTGATGCCGACTATGCCGACAAAAAGGCTGCCTACACGGCGTTCAACGTCGAGACGGCCATCAACAGCTTCGCTTCGACCCTTGCCGACCTCGGTACGAAGTCGAAGTCGCTGGATCGTCAGATGACCTTTGTCAACAAGCTGCAAGACTCGCTGGAATCCGGCGTGGGCAATCTGGTGGACGCCGACCTGGCCAAGGAAAGCGCCAAGCTGACCGCCCTGCAAACCAAGCAACAGCTTGGCGTGCAGGCGCTGTCGATCGCCAACTCGTCCAGCTCCATCCTGTTGAGCCTGTTCCGCTAA